Part of the Streptomyces sp. NBC_00457 genome, ACGCAGGGGCCACGCCGGGTCCACCGCCTCCTCGGTGCCGCTGCGGGCGAACCATGCCTGCAGGCCGCGTGCCTGTGCCGCGTGCCACACGGCCTGCAGGGTGTGCAGTTGGGCGGGGGAGAGACGCTCCAGCCGGGCGGCGAAACGGCGCCCCACCGCCCGTACGACATCCAGTGCGGCCACGGCATCGGCCGACGCGTCGTGCGCGCCGTCCAGGACGACGCCGTAGTGCGCGCACAGGTCGGTGAGCGTGCGGCGGCCCTTGCGGTAGCGGTCGAGATGCTTGTCGAGGACCCGTGGGTCGAGCACCAGCAGCGGCGACGTCTCGAACCAGTGGTCCAGGGACGAGGCCCGATGGCGCCGCAACTCGCGGTCCAGGATGGTCAGATCGAAGGGTGCGTTCATCACCACGAGCGGACGGCCCGCGGCCGCCTGCTCGGCCAGTTCACTGGCTATCTCATGCATCACCGGCGCAGGCCAGCGGCCGTTGCGCTGCAGATGCTCGTCCGTCAGTCCGTGTACCGCCGTCGCCCCCTCGGGCACCGGCACACCCGGGTTGACCAGCCACCGGCTCACCCGCGGCCGGGCACCCGGGGCATCCTGGACGACGACGGCGGCCGACACGATCCGGTCGGTCTCGACGTCCACGCCCGTGGTCTCCGTGTCGAACGCGGCCAGAGGGCCCTCGTACCAGCACGTCATACCTACACAACTCCTCGTTCACCCACGGCAGCTGACGTACCGTCTTCTGCCCGTTTGGTGATACCCGGGCTGTTTGCGGCGTACGCGGGCCGGACACAACAGGAGTGCGGGTCTTTGCAGTTCAGCGGGCCCATTCACGGGGATTCACTTTGCTCGGAAGGCTGTTGGTCATGGCGATAGCGCAGCCCGAACGGGGCGGGCTGCTGCCCGCTCGGACGGGCCCCCATCGCGGTTCACTCGCCACCACCGCCTGCATGGAGACACTGCAGGTGGGCTATCTGCACGCCGTCGCCGCCGCGGCGGGCTGTTCGCTGTCCCAGCCCTTTCCGGACAACGGCATCGACTGGCACGTCAGCCACAGCGCCGCCGGGCACACCGTCGACGACGAAGTCACCATCAAGGTGCAGCTCAAGGCGACGTACCAAGTCCCGCCGAACCCTCCCGGGCGCTTCTTCTCCTTCACGCTCGACAACGACCACCTGGCGAAGCTCGCCCGCACGCCGGTGTCCGTGCACAAGATCCTGGTCGTGATGCTCGTCCCGCGGTCCCAGGACGACTGGCTGCGCGCCAGCCACGACCGGCTCGACCTCAGGCACTGCTGCTACTGGGTCAACCTGGCCGGCCAGGCCATCACCGGTCGGCGCCGGACCACCGTGCGGATTCCGACCTCACGCATCTTCGACGACCGGGCGCTGTGCGAGATCATGACGCGGGTCGGGACGGGAGGCAGGCCATGACACACCGCTCGCTGGAGGAGCCGGTACGACCAGGGCGGCCGCATCCCGTGGACGCGCAGTGGAACCGGCCGCCCGAGCCCGGCGAGGTCGACCCCGCCGTGCTCAGCGCCCTGCTGCACCGCCACGGCTGGCAGCGCCGCGGCGGAGCCGCCGGACGCTACGGCCGCTGGACCCCGCCGGGGCCCGGCGGCGCCGGTACGAGCCTGCTCGTGCCGGAGAACCGTGCCTTCCCCGACAGCGACGACCTGCTCGGCGAGGCCCTCGTCGCGCTGTCCCGCAGCGGCTCGCCCTCCGCGCGCGAGGTCCTGGTCGGCCTCACCGTGCCCAGCGACGAGATCCGCTGGTGGCGCGATGTACCGACCGGGCCGGCCGGCGCCGCGCCATGGATGGCCGAGGAACAACTGCGCACCGCCGCCCGTCAGATGCTTCTGGCGGGCGCTCTCGCCACACGCGCGCGTGCCGGCTATTACGGCGCCCGGCACCGCCGCCCCGCCGCCGCGTCCCTGGAGAACGTCCTCGTCGGCGCCGCGACCGGCGGCCGTCAGCTGACCGCGTTCGTGCCCGTCGACACCGGCCGCCTGCTCGCCGTACGCCTGCACCAGGCCCTGTACGCCGCCCGCGAGGCCATCGACTACCAGCGGGCCACCGGCGGCATGGACGCCTTCGACGGCGCCGTCGAGGCGGGCGTCAGCCGTGAACTGACCGAGGCGCTCGTCACCCTGGTCCGTGGCACCGAGGGCGCCCGCGTCGCCGTCGAGTGGGCGCCCGGCGCCGGGGTCCCCGAGGGCTGTGCCGCGGGCGCCGAGGCCGTCGAGTTCTCGCCCGGCGACCTGCCCGTGCTGCGCGAGGCCGGGGCCCGATATCTGCGCGAGGAGCCGTCCATGGCGGTGCGGATCACCGGGACGGTGACCCGGATGCGCCGGTCTGGGCCGCGCGGCGAGGGCGCCGTACGGCTGCGGGTGATCGCGGGCGCCGAGGTGCCGCACATCCGGCTGACCCTGGACGAGGAGGCGTACCGCGTCGCCGGGCACGCCCATCTCGTCGGACTGCCGGTGCGGGTGCACGGCCGGCTGGAGAGCCGGGGCGGCTTCCGCAGGCTCACCGGCGCCTCCGGCGTTGTACCGGTGCAGGTGGACGACGCCGAGCGGGACCGGCTGATGAAGTCGCTCCAAGAGAACCTGGACTTCTTTGAGGATGCCTGCGGGAGCGACGATCACGACGCGGGCCTGGACGCCGGCTTCGGGGAATGATTTCGCGGTGGGACGTCCCGGGTCGGTACGATCCGGTATTGCGCGCGCTCCAGGTACGGCGCCCGCACCCACCTTCAGTCAGGAGAGACCGGTGTCAGACGTCCGTGTGATCATCCAACGCGATTCCGAGCGGGAAGAGCGCACGGTGACGACGGGCACTACGGCCGCGGAGCTCTTCGCCGGCGAGCGCTCGATCATCGCCGCGCGCGTGGGCGGCGAGCTCAAGGACCTGTCGTACGTGCTCTCCGACGGGGAAGAGGCCGAGGGCGTCGAGATCTCCTCCGAGGACGGTCTGAACATCCTGCGCCACTCCACCGCGCATGTGATGGCGCAGGCCGTGCAGGAGCTGTTCCCCGAGGCCAAGCTGGGCATCGGCCCGCCGGTCAAGGACGGCTTCTACTACGACTTCGACGTCGAGAAGCCGTTCACGCCCGAGGATCTCAAGGCCATCGAGAAGAAGATGCAGGAGATCCAGAAGCGCGGGCAGCGTTTCTCGCGGCGTGTGGTGACCGACGAGGCCGCGCGTGAGGAGCTGGCTTCGGAGCCGTACAAGCTGGAGCTCATCGGGCTGAAGGGCTCGGCTTCGTCGGACGACGGCGCGGACGTCGAGGTCGGCGCGGGCGAGCTGACGATCTACGACAACCTGGACGCCAAGACCGGCGATCTGTGCTGGAAGGACCTTTGCCGGGGCCCGCACCTGCCCACCACCCGGAACATCCCGGCGTTCAAGCTGATGCGCAACGCGGCCGCCTACTGGCGTGGCAGCGAGAAGAACCCGATGCTCCAGCGCATCTACGGCACCGCCTGGCCCACCAAGGACGAGCTCAAGGCACACCTCGACTTCCTCGCCGAGGCCGAGAAGCGCGACCACCGCAAGCTCGGCAACGAGCTGGACCTCTTCTCCATCCCGGAGCAGATCGGCTCCGGCCTCGCGGTCTTCCACCCCAAGGGCGGCATCATCCGCCGGGTGATGGAGGACTACTCGCGCCGACGTCACGAGGAAGAGGGCTACGAGTTCGTCTACACCCCGCACGCGACCAAGGGGAAGCTCTTCGAGACGTCGGGCCACCTGGACTGGTACGCCGAGGGCATGTACCCGCCCATGCAGCTCGACGAGGGCGTGGACTACTACCTCAAGCCCATGAACTGCCCGATGCACAACCTGATCTTCGACGCGCGCGGGCGTTCCTACCGTGAACTGCCGCTGCGCCTCTTCGAGTTCGGGACCGTGTACCGGTACGAGAAGTCGGGCGTCGTGCACGGCCTTACGCGCGCGCGTGGCTTCACGCAGGACGACGCGCACATCTACTGCACGCGTGAGCAGATGTCGGAGGAGCTCGACAAGACGCTCACCTTCGTCCTCGGCCTGCTGCGCGACTACGGTCTGACCGACTTCTACCTGGAGCTGTCCACCAAGGACCCGGAGAAGTTCGTCGGCTCCGACGAGGTCTGGGAGGAGGCGACCGAGACGCTGCGCGAGGTGGCCGAGAAGCAAGGCCTGCCCCTGGTCCCCGACCCGGGCGGCGCCGCCTTCTACGGCCCGAAGATCTCCGTGCAGACCAAGGACGCCATCGGCCGCACCTGGCAGATGTCGACGATCCAGCTCGACTTCAACCTGCCGGAGCGTTTCAACCTGGAGTACACCTCGCCCGACGGCTCCAAGCAGCGCCCGGTCATGATCCACCGCGCCCTGTTCGGCTCCATCGAGCGGTTCTTCGCGGTGCTCCTGGAGCACTACGCGGGCGCCTTCCCGGCGTGGCTGGCCCCGGTGCAGGCGACCGGCATCCCGATCGGCGACGCGCACGTGGAGTACCTGGAGAAGTTCGCCGCGGCGGCGAAGAAGCAGGGGCTGCGGATCGAGGTCGACTCGTCCTCCGACCGGATGCAGAAGAAGATCCGCAACGCCCAGAAGCAGAAGGTGCCCTTCATGGTCATCGCGGGCGACGAGGACATGGCGAACGGCTCGGTCTCCTTCCGCTACCGCGACGGTTCGCAGGAGAACGGCATCCCCTTCGACGAGGCCATCGCGAAGATCACGAAGGTGGTCGAGGAGCGGGCGCAGGTCTGACGCGCATGTGAGAAGGCCCCCGGGGGAGTTCAGCTCTCCGGGGGCCTTTCCTTGGCCTCGTCCTCGTACGCGAAGACCTGCAACAGCCACGACGAGAACGACCCGGTGACCGCGCCGAGCAGTGCCAGCCCGCAGGCCATCATCCCGACCGCGATCAGCCGTCCGACCGGCGTCACCGGGGTGACGTCGCCGTACCCGACCGTTGAGAACGTCTCACAGGTCCACCAGACGGCGTCCCCGAAAGTCCGAATCGTCGCGTCCGACGCCGCACGCTCCTGCTGGTAGACGGCGAGGGCCCCGGCGAATCCGAGCAACACCGTCGACAGTCCGGCGTAGGCGATCACCCGCGCGTGCAGCGCGAGCCGCGGCCGGCCGTGCCGACGCTGCACGGCCTCATACAGCCGCACCACCCGCAACGGCCGCAGCAGAGGCAGCACCAGCACCACGGTGTCCAGCAGGTGCGACCGTACGAAGCCCAGCCGCCGCCCGCTCAGCCGCCACCGCACCCCGTAGTCGACGGCGAACAGGGCCCAGGTGCCGGCCAGCACGGCGAGGCAGACGTCCCGCCAGACGCCCGGCAGACCATGGGCCAGGACGAGCACCGCATACGCGGCGAGATAGATCAGCGACGTGATCGCGAGGGGCACTTCGGTGCGCTGCTCCCAGCGGCCCTGGGGACTGTCGGCATCCACCGGCTCAGCTTCGCCCGGGACGCCGGCCGCGCAACCCCGCCGACACGCCGCGAACGGGCGAAGTCATATGCTTCCTTGCATGACGAGTGAGCCGGAGCAGCAGTGGGGAGTGGGGACGCAGGACGCGTTCCAGCGCCTGTGGACGCCTCATCGGATGGCCTACATCCAGGGTGAGGGCAAGCCGACCGGCCCCGGTGCCGAGGACGGCTGTCCCTTCTGCTCCATCCCGGCCAAGTCGGACGAGGACGGTCTGGTCGTCAGGCGCGGCGAGCAGGTCTACGTCGTGCTCAACCTGTACCCGTACAACGGCGGGCACCTGATGGTCGTGCCCTACCGCCACGTCGCCGACTACACGGACCTCACCGGTCCGGAGACCGTCGAGCTGGCCGCGCTGACCAAGCAGGCGATGACGGCACTGCGGACCGCCTCCGGCGCGCACGGCTTCAACATCGGCATGAACCAGGGCTCCGTGGCGGGCGCGGGCATCGCCGCCCATCTGCACCAGCACATCGTCCCGCGCTGGGGCGGCGACACGAACTTCATGCCGGTCGTCGGCCACACCCGCGTCCTGCCCCAGCTCCTCGCCGACACCCGCAAGATGCTGGCGGAGGCCTGGCCGGCGGCTTGACCATTCGGCCGGAGTCAGGTGCGGTTCCGCCGCGCCCCGAAGGGGCGCGGCGGAACCGCGCGACCAGCCACGACGGACCCGCAGCCAACACACCGGGCTTCCAGCGGAGCGCTCACGCGTCGTAGAGGTCCGCCTTCCTCGGCATCGGATCCTGCACCGCCGTGCTGAGGAACGCCGACCTGTTGCCGAACTTCTCCGTGTCCACGCCGTTCTCCTCCAGCACCTTGATCGCCGCCGAGTGCACGACCCGCAGCACCGGTGTGGCGGCGCGCAGGGCGTCGTCGGCCATGAAGCGGTGGCGCCACGGCTGATCCGCCCACGCGTGCCGCAGGCCGAAGGGCTCGGGGAGGATGATGGTGCCGCCGAGCCAGTTCAGCAGGGGCGGATACCAGGAGATCGGGGCCCGCACCGCCAGCCGTACCACCTCGTCGCTGTCGACCAGGGGAAGCTTCACCTTGCGGGTCTCCCACGGCTTGAACGACTTGGCGACTTCCTTCGTCGGCGCCTCGGGCTTGCTGGTGAACAGCCCGTTCACCGGGCCGAGGGCGTGGCCGGTGACCTCGATGCGCAGCGTCTGGTGCAGCACCGTCACCGTGATCAGCATGGTGATGACCAACTGCCCGTCCCAGAGCACCCACTGGACGCCCAGGTAGTGCCGGTCACCGCTGCCGAACTGCTGCTTGTTGCAGATGTCCTGTATCGCGTGCGACTTGATCTGGTAGGCGTCCACGTCGGTGCCCTCGGGCCGGGACACCGCCTTGGCGTTCTCCGCGATGGGCGTGACGATCCAGTGGCGTATGGACGCCTTGGGGAAGCCGCCGGTGTTCAGCGTGTTCCGCTCCAGCATGCGCAACTGGTCGTGGATGGACCGGACGACGTCCCAGCTGCGGAAGGGGTGGATCTCCCGGTCCGCGTCGGCGGGGATCAGATCCTCGGCGAGCTGCCAGGCGCCCCAGCGCGTGCCCATGCCGAGTATGCCCTTGGGCCCGGCGTAGAACACGGAGTTGGACTGCTGCTCGGCGCTGAGCTTGGCCAGGGACTGGCGCAGCTGCTCGGCCGCGGTCTCGCCGGGGCTGCTCGGCACCGCTTCCGGCACCTTCGCGCCGACGCTGCTGCCGGCCAGCAGGCTGTCCCACCGCCCCCGCAGGTCCTTCGCCGTGCCCTCGCAGATCTGCTTGGCCCAGAACCAGCCGACCACCGGCATGACCACACAGGCCCGCGCATACCAGAGCCAGAAGCCGGAGAACGGCGTACGGATCA contains:
- a CDS encoding HIT family protein, with product MLPCMTSEPEQQWGVGTQDAFQRLWTPHRMAYIQGEGKPTGPGAEDGCPFCSIPAKSDEDGLVVRRGEQVYVVLNLYPYNGGHLMVVPYRHVADYTDLTGPETVELAALTKQAMTALRTASGAHGFNIGMNQGSVAGAGIAAHLHQHIVPRWGGDTNFMPVVGHTRVLPQLLADTRKMLAEAWPAA
- a CDS encoding 3'-5' exonuclease, with the protein product MTCWYEGPLAAFDTETTGVDVETDRIVSAAVVVQDAPGARPRVSRWLVNPGVPVPEGATAVHGLTDEHLQRNGRWPAPVMHEIASELAEQAAAGRPLVVMNAPFDLTILDRELRRHRASSLDHWFETSPLLVLDPRVLDKHLDRYRKGRRTLTDLCAHYGVVLDGAHDASADAVAALDVVRAVGRRFAARLERLSPAQLHTLQAVWHAAQARGLQAWFARSGTEEAVDPAWPLRPDLPAAA
- a CDS encoding potassium channel family protein, giving the protein MDADSPQGRWEQRTEVPLAITSLIYLAAYAVLVLAHGLPGVWRDVCLAVLAGTWALFAVDYGVRWRLSGRRLGFVRSHLLDTVVLVLPLLRPLRVVRLYEAVQRRHGRPRLALHARVIAYAGLSTVLLGFAGALAVYQQERAASDATIRTFGDAVWWTCETFSTVGYGDVTPVTPVGRLIAVGMMACGLALLGAVTGSFSSWLLQVFAYEDEAKERPPES
- the thrS gene encoding threonine--tRNA ligase; amino-acid sequence: MSDVRVIIQRDSEREERTVTTGTTAAELFAGERSIIAARVGGELKDLSYVLSDGEEAEGVEISSEDGLNILRHSTAHVMAQAVQELFPEAKLGIGPPVKDGFYYDFDVEKPFTPEDLKAIEKKMQEIQKRGQRFSRRVVTDEAAREELASEPYKLELIGLKGSASSDDGADVEVGAGELTIYDNLDAKTGDLCWKDLCRGPHLPTTRNIPAFKLMRNAAAYWRGSEKNPMLQRIYGTAWPTKDELKAHLDFLAEAEKRDHRKLGNELDLFSIPEQIGSGLAVFHPKGGIIRRVMEDYSRRRHEEEGYEFVYTPHATKGKLFETSGHLDWYAEGMYPPMQLDEGVDYYLKPMNCPMHNLIFDARGRSYRELPLRLFEFGTVYRYEKSGVVHGLTRARGFTQDDAHIYCTREQMSEELDKTLTFVLGLLRDYGLTDFYLELSTKDPEKFVGSDEVWEEATETLREVAEKQGLPLVPDPGGAAFYGPKISVQTKDAIGRTWQMSTIQLDFNLPERFNLEYTSPDGSKQRPVMIHRALFGSIERFFAVLLEHYAGAFPAWLAPVQATGIPIGDAHVEYLEKFAAAAKKQGLRIEVDSSSDRMQKKIRNAQKQKVPFMVIAGDEDMANGSVSFRYRDGSQENGIPFDEAIAKITKVVEERAQV
- a CDS encoding DUF4365 domain-containing protein, which encodes MAIAQPERGGLLPARTGPHRGSLATTACMETLQVGYLHAVAAAAGCSLSQPFPDNGIDWHVSHSAAGHTVDDEVTIKVQLKATYQVPPNPPGRFFSFTLDNDHLAKLARTPVSVHKILVVMLVPRSQDDWLRASHDRLDLRHCCYWVNLAGQAITGRRRTTVRIPTSRIFDDRALCEIMTRVGTGGRP